Proteins co-encoded in one Brassica rapa cultivar Chiifu-401-42 chromosome A02, CAAS_Brap_v3.01, whole genome shotgun sequence genomic window:
- the LOC103852320 gene encoding putative F-box/LRR-repeat protein At1g56400: MDSSDQADRISNLPDVLLVLIVSCLSFKECVQTCVLSKRWRSVYLETRNVSFKETDFLSPSVNANPIRNALGRIVFVDYVRRWVARIHDQPIDTFEISISYPKTYLYVIESLIAFAVRKRVKNLVLDFSNPAWRTFHDVNLDELVVEIPESVYDLATLESLKVCACNKFDPANLSNLGKLKTVSFGWMELTDPEPFLTTSRVESLTINDCWGLEFNMIKGNMREVAIINCEFLLNCIFDLPRVDILKYSGDIFPFEFDKMNTIISEVDLDFRVLDNNNDESDDSNAEGGMLCHLLNNLLDDGGRSATTLTVCPFLLKVCL, translated from the coding sequence atggaTTCGAGTGATCAAGCAGACAGAATATCAAATCTACCAGATGTTCTTTTGGTCCTCATAGTTTCATGCTTGTCTTTCAAGGAATGTGTTCAAACATGTGTCCTCTCCAAGCGGTGGAGATCTGTCTACCTTGAGACGAGGAATGTTTCTTTCAAGGAAACCGACTTCTTGAGCCCTTCTGTCAACGCAAATCCCATAAGAAATGCTTTGGGTAGGATTGTGTTTGTTGATTACGTGCGTCGTTGGGTCGCTAGAATCCATGACCAACCCATCGATACATTCGAGATCTCTATCTCGTATCCAAAGACTTACTTGTATGTGATCGAGTCCCTGATAGCGTTCGCGGTCCGAAAAAGGGTCAAGAACTTGGTTCTTGATTTCTCAAACCCGGCGTGGAGAACCTTTCATGATGTAAACCTTGATGAGTTGGTTGTTGAAATCCCAGAAAGCGTCTATGATCTAGCGACTCTTGAGTCGTTGAAAGTTTGCGCGTGCAATAAGTTTGACCCCGCAAACCTATCAAACCTAGGAAAGCTCAAAACCGTCTCTTTCGGCTGGATGGAACTGACAGATCCTGAACCTTTTCTAACGACTTCAAGGGTTGAGAGTTTAACTATCAATGACTGTTGGGGACTTGAATTCAATATGATAAAAGGGAATATGAGAGAAGTTGCAATCATAAACTGCGAATTTCTCCTTAACTGCATCTTTGATCTCCCTAGAGTTGACATACTCAAGTACTCGGGAGATATTTTCCCCTTCGAATTCGATAAAATGAATACCATCATAAGCGAAGTTGATTTAGATTTCCGCGTGTTGGACAATAACAATGATGAATCAGACGATTCCAACGCAGAAGGAGGAATGCTTTGTCATCTCCTTAATAATCTCCTTGATGATGGTGGTCGATCTGCTACGACGTTAACGGTTTGTCCGTTTCTACTCAAGGTATGTCTTTAG